In the genome of Xenopus laevis strain J_2021 chromosome 1S, Xenopus_laevis_v10.1, whole genome shotgun sequence, one region contains:
- the LOC121399038 gene encoding serine/threonine-protein kinase N2-like, which translates to MTTRARELQPCAFKRDLKPENLLLDSSGYVKLADFGLSKDGIGYEGRTSSLKGSFGYMAPEVLAREPYSRSVDWWSLGIVIYEMLVGEKPMLRPSTGLVIPTFLAGDAVNLISGLLQRDPLKRLGSSEEDACDVMHHYFFRSIDWMALLERRMQPPFIPEDVRLSEDGDQHLVLTPPSEGSLSMEKEIAEAFRDFDYTAM; encoded by the exons ATGACCACAAGAGCAAGAgaacttcagccttgtgcttttaaaaG AGATCTCAAGCCGGAAAACCTGCTCTTAGACAGCAGCGGATACGTTAAACTGGCTGATTTTGGGCTGAGCAAAGACG GAATTGGCTACGAAGGCCGAACAAGTAGCCTGAAAGGATCTTTTGGCTACATGGCGCCAGAAGTCCTCGCCAGGGAGCCATACTCAAGATCTGTCGACTGGTGGTCTCTGGGCATTGTAATATACGAGATGCTAGTTGGGGAG AAACCAATGCTGAGACCATCTACTGGTTTAGTCATCCCGACGTTCCTGGCAGGAGATGCTGTCAACTTAATATCAGGG CTCTTACAGCGGGACCCATTGAAGCGGCTGGGCTCAAGTGAAGAAGATGCATGTGATGTTATGCATCATTATTTCTTTCGA AGCATTGACTGGATGGCTTTGCTAGAGAGAAGAATGCAGCCCCCGTTCATACCTGAGGATGTTAGACTTTCCGAGGATGGAGATCAACATCTAGTTCTAACTCCTCCCTCCGAGGGTTCCTTGTCCATGGAAAAGGAGATTGCGGAAGCCTTTAGGGACTTCGATTATACCGCAATGTAG